A window of the Cannabis sativa cultivar Pink pepper isolate KNU-18-1 chromosome X, ASM2916894v1, whole genome shotgun sequence genome harbors these coding sequences:
- the LOC133032414 gene encoding uncharacterized protein LOC133032414, with product MVNLKSKKRFWTKFWKQKIPPKVKNLVWRAARECLPTLQQLKTKRVDVQTSCPVCHSEDESVIHALITCTKVKQVWDRVGIGTTTAAAEPENFTGRFVIAFLLLEAEKKLLLPVLCWAIWSARNDVVWQKKSVTAASIVVLATGYLEQWKNAQNSRIETSWSGLKADDGAEHWTVPSIDHIKVNVDAALFDSGNKYGCGLVARDHHGMLIEGKMKLFSGSVSPEVAESIGIREALSWIKRHNWQHVTLETDCLTVVQAIRSEVKMISMFGQIIQECKNLLLELKTISMLFVKRSANMVAHNCARASIFFPGCIFDMESVPFDLLPSLVADFNG from the exons ATGGTAAATTTAAAAAGTAAGAAAAGA TTCTGGACTAAGTTTTGGAAGCAAAAAATCCCACCAAAAGTGAAGAACCTGGTTTGGAGAGCTGCCCGAGAGTGTCTGCCCACGCTGCAGCAATTGAAAACTAAAAGAGTGGATGTACAAACATCCTGCCCAGTCTGCCATAGCGAAGATGAATCCGTCATCCACGCACTCATCACTTGCACAAAAGTGAAGCAGGTGTGGGACAGAGTTGGCATCGGAACAACCACTGCTGCAGCCGAACCAGAAAACTTTACGGGTCGGTTTGTCATtgcttttcttcttcttgaagCAGAGAAAAAACTGCTACTTCCGGTTCTGTGTTGGGCCATTTGGAGCGCCCGTAACGATGTTGTGTGGCAAAAGAAATCTGTTACTGCAGCTAGCATTGTAGTGTTAGCAACCGGTTACCTTGAACAATGGAAGAATGCTCAAAATTCTCGAATCGAGACGTCATGGTCAGGCCTTAAAGCCGATGACGGGGCTGAGCATTGGACTGTCCCAAGTATTGATCACATCAAGGTAAATGTTGACGCTGCTCTCTTTGATAGTGGTAACAAATATGGATGCGGGTTAGTGGCAAGAGACCATCACGGCATGCTAATTGAGGGGAAGATGAAACTTTTTTCTGGTTCGGTTTCACCCGAGGTAGCGGAATCCATTGGCATTCGTGAAGCGTTAAGTTGGATAAAGAGGCACAATTGGCAACATGTTACACTTGAAACAGATTGTTTAACGGTAGTCCAAGCGATAAGAAGCGAGGTGAAAATGATTTCAATGTTTGGACAAATTATCCAAGAGTGTAAAAATCTGTTGTTAGAATTgaaaactatttctatgttatttgttaAACGATCAGCAAATATGGTAGCTCATAACTGTGCAAGAGCTTCTATATTTTTTCCTGGTTGTATCTTCGATATGGAGTCTGTTCCATTCGACTTGCTACCTTCTTTAGTAGCGGATTTTAATGGTTAA
- the LOC115701493 gene encoding aldehyde oxidase GLOX: MKTNNNSFMIVSFFLLPVIQLFIMASPTDAGGGGRWQLLQPSIGISAMHMQLLNNDRVVIFDRTDFGKSNLSLPAGNCRRDPSEMALKVDCTAHSAEYNVITNTFRPLSVQTDVWCSSGSLMPDGTLLQTGGFNDGERRVRNFKPCSGTGASCDWKEVNMALAARRWYATNHILPDGRQIIIGGRRQFNYEFYPKSSDKNVHSLPFLVQTNDKGIENNLYPFVFLNVDGNLFIFANNRAILLDYARNQVVRTYPQIPGGDPRSYPSTGSAVLLPLKNIINSNNVEAEVLVCGGAPKGSRAQAEKGIFLPALNTCARLKITDPKPNWVVETMPSARVMGDMVILPNGNVLIVNGAGSGTAAWELGRNPVLNPVIYRPGNKIGSRFELQNPTKIPRMYHSTAVLLRDGRVLVGGSNPHIGYRFSGVLFPTELSLEAFSPSYLENPNLRPTIVSPGSQTQLRHSQKFTVGFRFSGNLNPNSLSTTIVSPSFTTHSFSMNQRLLELPKTGAVRSLGKSTYQVEITTPSSGNLAPSGYYLLFVVHQEIPSQGIWVHIS, encoded by the coding sequence ATGAAGACAAATAATAATAGTTTCATGATTGTTTCTTTCTTCTTATTACCAGTAATCCAACTCTTCATTATGGCATCTCCGACTGACGCAGGCGGCGGTGGACGGTGGCAACTCTTGCAGCCAAGCATAGGCATTTCAGCCATGCACATGCAGCTGCTCAACAACGACCGCGTCGTCATTTTTGACCGCACTGATTTTGGCAAGTCAAACTTGTCGTTGCCCGCCGGGAACTGCCGTAGAGACCCGTCGGAGATGGCTCTCAAAGTCGACTGCACCGCTCATTCGGCCGAGTACAACGTCATCACCAATACCTTCAGGCCTCTCTCTGTACAGACCGACGTGTGGTGCTCCTCTGGTTCTTTAATGCCAGACGGAACCCTACTCCAAACCGGCGGTTTCAACGACGGAGAACGGAGGGTGAGGAATTTCAAGCCGTGTAGTGGAACAGGAGCAAGTTGTGATTGGAAGGAAGTGAACATGGCACTGGCGGCGCGTAGATGGTACGCAACCAATCATATATTGCCAGATGGAAGGCAGATAATCATTGGTGGTCGTAGACAGTTCAATTACGAGTTTTATCCTAAAAGCAGTGACAAAAATGTGCACAGTTTACCATTCTTAGTTCAGACAAACGACAAGGGAATAGAGAATAATCTTTACCCTTTCGTTTTTCTTAACGTTGATGGAAACTTATTCATTTTCGCTAACAACCGAGCTATACTTTTGGACTACGCGAGAAACCAGGTTGTGAGAACTTATCCTCAAATACCAGGTGGGGACCCGAGGTCATATCCCAGCACTGGCTCAGCCGTTCTCTTACCATTGAAGAATATTATTAACAGCAATAATGTGGAAGCTGAGGTTTTGGTATGTGGTGGAGCCCCCAAAGGTTCTCGTGCTCAAGCGGAAAAGGGGATATTCTTACCAGCTTTGAACACTTGTGCCCGACTCAAAATAACCGACCCGAAACCCAACTGGGTCGTGGAAACCATGCCTTCAGCTAGAGTCATGGGAGACATGGTTATCCTTCCAAACGGCAACGTTTTGATTGTTAACGGAGCCGGGTCGGGGACCGCGGCTTGGGAATTGGGTCGAAACCCGGTACTGAACCCGGTTATTTACAGACCCGGAAATAAAATTGGCTCAAGGTTTGAACTTCAAAATCCGACAAAGATTCCCCGGATGTATCACTCTACGGCGGTGCTCCTCCGTGATGGTAGAGTTCTGGTCGGCGGCAGCAATCCCCATATAGGCTATAGATTCAGTGGTGTTCTTTTTCCGACGGAATTGAGCTTAGAGGCTTTCAGTCCGTCGTATTTGGAGAATCCGAATCTTCGGCCGACCATTGTTTCGCCCGGTTCACAAACCCAACTCAGGCATTCACAGAAATTCACAGTTGGGTTTAGATTTTCTGGTAATTTAAATCCGAATTCCTTGTCAACGACAATAGTTTCGCCCTCATTTACGACTCACTCATTCTCCATGAATCAAAGACTGTTGGAACTACCAAAGACAGGGGCAGTGAGGAGTTTAGGAAAATCAACGTACCAAGTAGAGATTACAACTCCTTCTTCCGGTAATCTTGCTCCTTCAGGGTATTATCTATTGTTTGTTGTTCACCAAGAGATTCCTAGCCAGGGTATTTGGGTCCACATCAGCTAA